TCTGATCTGCTCAGTCAGGTGGGGCTGGAAAAGCGGGGTCACCACCGGCCGTCTGAACTGTCCGGCGGGGAAAGGCAGCGGGTGGCCATTGCCAGGGCCCTGGTGAATAACCCCTCTTTGATTCTGGCTGATGAGCCGACCGGTAACGTGGATTCGACTTCAGCAGCCAGGATAATGGACATCTTCAGGGAGATAAACAAGAGGGGGGTGACCATAGTCATGGTCACTCACAATGTGGAGGTGGCATCTTATGCGGGACGGACTATTCGGCTTAAGGATGGACAATTGCTCACCGTAGAGGACGCTGAGGGCGCAGAGAATAACAGAGGTAAATCTTCTGCGATTTCTGCAGCCTCTGTGGTAAAATTATAAGGGAGCATTTTTATGAGACTGATCCGGATATTGACCTTGATTTTCATTGGGCTAATGACGGCTCAAACAGTTTGCGCTGCCCCCATAGAGCTTAATCTGATAGAGGCCGTTGACCTGGCCTTTGAGAATAACCAGGATTTTCTCTACCAGGATGTTTACGGGCTAAGGACGGCCGAGCTATCTCGCCAGTCTTCTCTGGCTGCCTATAAGAGCCAGAGTAGTTTGAGCCTGGGGGCAAATCAGACAGGGAGCCGGACATTATCTTCTTCTGAAAGCGGAGATAGAAGCCTGCAGGGGGACCTTTCCTGGAATCTGCAGGTTCCCTTTAAGTGGGGAAGCTTTGTTACCTTTACGGCCGGGATGGACCTTAGCCGGCGGGATTCCCTGTCAGGGGATGGAGAATATTCCAGCAGTCCTTACCTGGGGTTAAGCTGGAGTCAACCTCTGTCTCACTCAGGTATTAAGGCCGGGCAGGGCAGCCTGCGGAGGATCGAGACAGGTTACGAGAATGCCCGGCTAAATTTTCAGCGGGCCAGGGAAAATCTGATCTACCAGACTATCAGCTCTTACTTCAGGTTATTTGAGGCCAGGCAGGCCCTGGACCTGGCCGAGAAACAGTTTGATCTGACCAATAATTTATTAAATCTTTCTCAGGTCAGGTTAGAGGCCGGGGAGATCGCCGAGCTGGACCTGATCCAGATCAAGGTCCAGCGGGTTGAGGAAGAGGCTAATCTAATGGCCTTGAAGAGAAGCCTCAGGTCGAACCGGCTGGATTTTTTGGAGATGTTGGGCCTGGAGACAGAGACCCAAATAGAGCTGACTACTTCGCCGGAGGAGGCCATTAAATTTTTAGCTGTTGAAAATCCTTCTTTTGAAGATGCCCTGGCAAAGGCTATGACCCATCGAATCGACCTGAAACAAAGTGACATTAACCTGGAACTGGCTGAGCTTTCTATGCAGGAAACAGTAAGTGCTAATAAAACCAGGCTCAGTCTTAACAGCAAATACCAGAGGAGCGGCTCAAACGAAAAATTTTCCGGCCTGACTGATGATGCCTCTCAGAGCTGGCAGGTAGGGGCCTCGGTTGATTTTAGTCTCTTGGACGGGGGAAGGGATAAGACCGGTATTGAAAACGCCAGGATTAGCCTGGACCAGGCCCGCTACAGCCGGCAGGAACTGGAGCGCTCTATCAGAAAAGAGATCGAAAATATCGTGGAAGCCATTAAAACAGATGAAGCCAGGCTGAATATCCTCAAGGTAAATCTGTCGATAGTCGAAGAGAGCTTCAAGATCAGCCAGATCAAGTATGAAGAGGGAATGATCACTTCCGATGATGTGCTGCGTTCCCAACTGGCCCTGTTCAGAATGAAGGACACCATTGACCGGACCAATATCAGTTTGATTATCAACATGGTGGGTCTGTTTAAGGCTGAAGGGGTATTGGTGGAGGAATATGAGGCCTGGAAAGAAGCGATGAAGGAGGATGAATATGCCCAAAAAGATGAATAAGATTCTGCTGGCGATGGCTGTGCCTGTGGTGGTTGTCTTTGGTCTGTCTGTCCTGAAGAATGGGGCGGCAGAAAAGGGCGAATTGGTCAAGGTAAAGGCGGTAATAGCAGAAAAGGGAGAGATAGCTTCAGTGGTGCTGGCCAGTGGACAGATTAACACCTTAAATTACAGGGAGATAAAGTCTGAGGTAAAGGGAAGGGTGAAGTCTCTAAAAATAGAAGAAGGATCAATGGTCAGGGTCGGGGACATTTTCTGTACTATTGACGAGGTTAATAAAAAGGAAATAGAGACGGCCAGAAAGAACCTGGAATTGGCCTTGATTGATTTTGAAATATCCTTACGAGATTTAGATGCTACCCGGAAAAAATACGAACGGGAGTTGAAATCATCAGCCATAGAGGTAGAGAAGGCCAAAAAAGAGCTATCCCGGTGTCAGAAGCTCTATGAAGCCAGGGCCGTTCCCAAAGGGCAGCTTATTGAGGCAGAAAGTGCGGTAGAAAAGGCAAAGGTAAATGCTGAGATGGCCGGGGACCGGTCTTGGGTTGAAGATGCCGAAATACGACTGAAGAAGAGCCGGATGAGTCTGAATGAAGTTGAGAAGGAATTGATCCGGGTGGCAGCGGGGCAGATAAAGTCTTTAGAACTACCAGAAACCAGGGATGAGGTAGAGGGATTGAGAAGAAGGTTGAATGAGATTTATCCGCAATTAGGTAAGGTGGATATAGTTGCTCCCATAGAGGGAAGGATAATAAAAGTAGGAATCAGGGAGGGACAGGAGATAAACGGGGAGGTTCTTCTCTTTGAGATAGCTGATATGGATAAGGCAGTAGCTGAACTAAAGGTGAATGAGTTTGATCTATCAAGGGTAAAGATGGGACAGGAGGTTAGGATGCAAACTATAGGGTTTACCTCACACCATTATTCAGGACGAATTTTAAAGATCGGGACAAGTGTGGAAAGAGATGGTGAGTGCCCGCAGGTGAAGGCCACTGCTTCTATTAACCCCAAG
The genomic region above belongs to bacterium and contains:
- a CDS encoding ABC transporter ATP-binding protein — encoded protein: MIQMKRIQKIYQMGPIEVEALKGVSLEIEPGEFVAVMGPSGSGKSTLMNLIGCLDRPSAGSYLLAGAEVSRFNDNQLAEVRLKRIGFVFQSFNLLPRLSAFKNVELPLLYAGVKERQEIVSDLLSQVGLEKRGHHRPSELSGGERQRVAIARALVNNPSLILADEPTGNVDSTSAARIMDIFREINKRGVTIVMVTHNVEVASYAGRTIRLKDGQLLTVEDAEGAENNRGKSSAISAASVVKL
- a CDS encoding TolC family protein translates to MRLIRILTLIFIGLMTAQTVCAAPIELNLIEAVDLAFENNQDFLYQDVYGLRTAELSRQSSLAAYKSQSSLSLGANQTGSRTLSSSESGDRSLQGDLSWNLQVPFKWGSFVTFTAGMDLSRRDSLSGDGEYSSSPYLGLSWSQPLSHSGIKAGQGSLRRIETGYENARLNFQRARENLIYQTISSYFRLFEARQALDLAEKQFDLTNNLLNLSQVRLEAGEIAELDLIQIKVQRVEEEANLMALKRSLRSNRLDFLEMLGLETETQIELTTSPEEAIKFLAVENPSFEDALAKAMTHRIDLKQSDINLELAELSMQETVSANKTRLSLNSKYQRSGSNEKFSGLTDDASQSWQVGASVDFSLLDGGRDKTGIENARISLDQARYSRQELERSIRKEIENIVEAIKTDEARLNILKVNLSIVEESFKISQIKYEEGMITSDDVLRSQLALFRMKDTIDRTNISLIINMVGLFKAEGVLVEEYEAWKEAMKEDEYAQKDE
- a CDS encoding efflux RND transporter periplasmic adaptor subunit, translating into MPKKMNKILLAMAVPVVVVFGLSVLKNGAAEKGELVKVKAVIAEKGEIASVVLASGQINTLNYREIKSEVKGRVKSLKIEEGSMVRVGDIFCTIDEVNKKEIETARKNLELALIDFEISLRDLDATRKKYERELKSSAIEVEKAKKELSRCQKLYEARAVPKGQLIEAESAVEKAKVNAEMAGDRSWVEDAEIRLKKSRMSLNEVEKELIRVAAGQIKSLELPETRDEVEGLRRRLNEIYPQLGKVDIVAPIEGRIIKVGIREGQEINGEVLLFEIADMDKAVAELKVNEFDLSRVKMGQEVRMQTIGFTSHHYSGRILKIGTSVERDGECPQVKATASINPKGKELMFGGSITARIVTEQKTNVLTIPLEAIVRDETGQDMVYLVQDGQAVGRKIKVGLWGEDLVEVVEGLTPGEKVIAEGSAGLKGGEAVEVELVSLSDIRNSAIAPR